A DNA window from Ficedula albicollis isolate OC2 chromosome 1, FicAlb1.5, whole genome shotgun sequence contains the following coding sequences:
- the RBM26 gene encoding RNA-binding protein 26 isoform X3: MIIENFEALKSWLSKTLEPICDADPSALAKYVLALVKKDKSEKELKALCVDQLDVFLQKETQIFVEKLFDAVNTKSYLPPPEQPSSGSLKVEFFQHQEKETKKEEIVKEEEREKKFSRRLNHSPPQSSSRYRDTRSRDERKKDERSRKRDYDRNPPRRDSYRDRYNRRRGRSRSYSRSRSRSWSKERLRDRDRDRSRSRSRTRSRGTNSCSLKYERDLGKPKYDMDRTDPLENNYTPVSSVTNISSGHYPVPTLSSTITVIAPAHHGNNTTESWSEFHEEQLDHNSYGRPPLPKKRCRDYDEKGFCMRGDMCPFDHGSDPVVVEDVNLPGILPFPAQPPVVEGPPPPGLPPPPPILSPPPVNLRPPVPPPGPLPPSLPPVTGPPPPLPPLQPAGMDAPPNSATSSVPTVVTTGIHHQPPPAPPSLFTAGVVLRLCPQETYDTDGYNPEAPSITNTSRPMYRHRVHAQRPNLIGLTSGDMDLPPREKPPNKSSMRIVVDAESRKRTIGAGDGGVPTKKTWFDKQNFNRTNSPGFQKKVQFGNENTKLELRKVPPELNNISKLNEHFSKFGNLVNLQVAYQGDPEGALIQFATHEEAKKAISSTEAVLNNRFIKVYWHREGSAPQIQTTTQKVIQPLVQQPTLPVVKQSVKERLGPVPASNIEPAEAQGANTEVAQNVTKLSVKDRLGFVSKPVTPTTEKEALRLQQDVRKKKQEILEKHIETQKMLISKLEKNKAMKSEDKAEIMKTLEILTNSITKLKDELKGVSPGGGTPLKSMKTKTQMQKELLDTELDLYKKMQAGEEVTELRRKYTELQLEAAKRGILSSVRGRGVHARGRGAARSRGRGIRGRGRGRGVPVHAVVDHRPRALEISAFTESDREDLLPHFAQYGEIEDCQIDDSSLHAVITFKTRAEAEAAAIHGARFKGQELKLAWNKPAASMSAVETEEAEPDEEEFQEESLVDDSLLQDDDEEEEENESRSWRR, translated from the exons ATGTGATGCAGATCCATCTGCCCTAGCTAAATATGTTCTGGCTTTGGTAAAGAAGGATAAAAGTGAAAAGGAACTGAAGGCATTGTGTGTTGATCAGCTGGATGTATTTCTTCAGAAAG AAACTCAGATATTTGTGGAAAAACTGTTTGATGCTGTGAATACAAAAAGCTACCTACCTCCACCAGAGCAGCCATCATCAGGAAGCCTGAAAGTAGAATTTTTTCAGCAccaagaaaaagagacaaaaaaagaagag ATTGTTAAAGAGGAAGAGCGAGAGAAGAAGTTCTCTAGAAGATTAAATCACAGCCCTCCTCAGTCAAGTTCTCGCTACAGAGACACCAG AAGCCGcgatgaaaggaaaaaagatgaacGTTCTCGGAAGAGGGATTATGACCGAAATCCTCCCAGAAGAGATTCCTATAGGGATCGATACAACAGACGGAGAGGGAGGAGTCGGAGCTACAGCAGGAGTCGAAGTAGGAGTTGGAGCAAGGAGAGGTTGCGGGACCGTGATCGAGACCGGAGCAGAAGCCGGAGCAGAACGCGAAGCAGAGGTACCAACAGTTGCTCTCTAAAATACG agagggatttgggaaagcCAAAATATGACATGGATAGAACAGATCCTTTAGAGAACAATTATACTCCAGTTTCTTCTGTGACGAATATTTCATCTGGCCACTATCCTGTCCCTACACTGAGCAGTACTATTACTGTTATTGCTCCTGCTCATCATGGAAATAACACTACTGAAAGTTGGTCAGAGTTCCATGAAGAGCAGCTGGACCACAACTCCTATGGAAGACCTCCGCTGCCAAAGAAACGCTGTAGAGATTATGATG AGAAGGGTTTCTGTATGAGAGGAGACATGTGCCCTTTTGATCATGGAAGCGATCCAGTAGTGGTAGAAGATGTGAATCTTCCTGGCattctgccttttccagcaCAACCCCCTGTTGTCGAAGGACCACCTCCTCCTGGACTTCCTCCCCCTCCACCAATTCTGAGTCCTCCTCCTGTTAACCTTAGACCTCCAGTACCACCACCAGGCCCCTTACCACCTAGCCTTCCACCTGTAACAG GACCACCCCCTCCCCTTCCACCATTACAGCCTGCTGGCATGGATGCCCCCCCAAACTCTGCAACCAGCTCAGTTCCTACTGTTGTTACCACGGGTATTCATCACCAGCCGCCTCCTGCTCCACCCTCTCTTTTTACAGCAGGTGTAGTACTGAGGCTTTGCCCACAAG AAACGTATGACACAGATGGCTATAATCCAGAAGCTCCAAGTATAACAAATACTTCAAGACCCATGTATAGACATAGAGTACATGCCCAAAGACCAAATTTGATAGGACTCACATCAGGTGATATGGATCTACCACCCAGAG AAAAACCTCCTAATAAAAGTAGTATGAGAATAGTGGTAGATGCTGAATCCAGGAAAAGAACAATTGGTGCAGGGGATGGTGGAGTTCCTACAAAGAAGACATGGTTTGACAA GCAAAATTTTAACAGAACAAATAGTCCAGGTTTCCAGAAGAAAGTGCagtttggaaatgaaaatacaaaacttgAATTGAGAAAAGTTCCCCCAGAGCTTAACAACATCAGCAAACTCAATGAGCACTTCAGTAAGTTTGGAAACTTAGTCAACTTGCAG GTTGCGTATCAAGGTGATCCAGAAGGTGCCCTTATTCAGTTTGCCACACATGAGGAAGCAAAGAAAGCTATATCAAGTACAGAAGCAGTATTAAATAATCGTTTTATTAAAGTTTATTGGCATCGAGAAGGCAGTGCACCGCAAATCCAGACTACCACACAGAAG GTGATCCAGCCTTTAGTGCAGCAGCCCACTTTGCCTGTAGTGAAGCAATCGGTGAAGGAGCGGCTCGGCCCAGTACCTGCGAGTAATATTGAACCTGCAGAAGCACAGGGTGCCAACACAGAAGTTGCTCAG aaTGTGACTAAATTATCTGTGAAGGATAGACTGGGTTTTGTGTCAAAGCCAGTTACTCCAACAACTGAAAAG GAAGCATTGCGACTTCAACAAGAtgtgaggaaaaagaagcaagaaatcTTGGAGAAGCACATTGAAACACAAAAG ATGTTGATTTCAAAGCTGGAGAAGAATAAAGCCATGAAGTCagaagacaaagcagaaatcaTGAAAACACTGGAAATTTTGACTAATAGCATTACTAAGTTAAAGGATGAATTAAAAGGTGTATCACCAGGAGGAGGAACTCctttaaaaagcatgaaaactAAAACTCAG ATGCAGAAGGAGTTACTAGATACTGAACTGGATTTATACAAGAAGATGCAAGCTGGGGAAGAAGTTACTGAATTAAGACGAAAATAtacagaactgcagctggaa GCTGCCAAGCGAGGGATTCTCTCTTCGGTTCGCGGCAGAGGGGTTCACGCGAGAGGCCGGGGTGCAGCAcgcagcagaggcagaggaatTCGGGGCcgggggagaggcagaggagttCCTGTGCACGCCGTGGTGGATCATCGGCCCAGGGCACTGGAAATCTCCGCCTTTACCGAAAGTGACAGAGAAGATCTTCTGCCTCATTTTGCG CAATATGGTGAAATTGAAGATTGCCAGATAGATGACTCTTCTCTCCATGCGGTGATTACTTTTAAAACAAGAGCAGAAGCTGAAGCT
- the RBM26 gene encoding RNA-binding protein 26 isoform X1, with translation MIIENFEALKSWLSKTLEPICDADPSALAKYVLALVKKDKSEKELKALCVDQLDVFLQKETQIFVEKLFDAVNTKSYLPPPEQPSSGSLKVEFFQHQEKETKKEEIVKEEEREKKFSRRLNHSPPQSSSRYRDTRSRDERKKDERSRKRDYDRNPPRRDSYRDRYNRRRGRSRSYSRSRSRSWSKERLRDRDRDRSRSRSRTRSRGTNSCSLKYERDLGKPKYDMDRTDPLENNYTPVSSVTNISSGHYPVPTLSSTITVIAPAHHGNNTTESWSEFHEEQLDHNSYGRPPLPKKRCRDYDEKGFCMRGDMCPFDHGSDPVVVEDVNLPGILPFPAQPPVVEGPPPPGLPPPPPILSPPPVNLRPPVPPPGPLPPSLPPVTGPPPPLPPLQPAGMDAPPNSATSSVPTVVTTGIHHQPPPAPPSLFTAETYDTDGYNPEAPSITNTSRPMYRHRVHAQRPNLIGLTSGDMDLPPREKPPNKSSMRIVVDAESRKRTIGAGDGGVPTKKTWFDKQNFNRTNSPGFQKKVQFGNENTKLELRKVPPELNNISKLNEHFSKFGNLVNLQVAYQGDPEGALIQFATHEEAKKAISSTEAVLNNRFIKVYWHREGSAPQIQTTTQKVIQPLVQQPTLPVVKQSVKERLGPVPASNIEPAEAQGANTEVAQNVTKLSVKDRLGFVSKPVTPTTEKVLSTSTGLTKTVYNPAALKAAQKSLPVVSTSVLDSNEAQKKKQEALRLQQDVRKKKQEILEKHIETQKMLISKLEKNKAMKSEDKAEIMKTLEILTNSITKLKDELKGVSPGGGTPLKSMKTKTQMQKELLDTELDLYKKMQAGEEVTELRRKYTELQLEAAKRGILSSVRGRGVHARGRGAARSRGRGIRGRGRGRGVPVHAVVDHRPRALEISAFTESDREDLLPHFAQYGEIEDCQIDDSSLHAVITFKTRAEAEAAAIHGARFKGQELKLAWNKPAASMSAVETEEAEPDEEEFQEESLVDDSLLQDDDEEEEENESRSWRR, from the exons ATGTGATGCAGATCCATCTGCCCTAGCTAAATATGTTCTGGCTTTGGTAAAGAAGGATAAAAGTGAAAAGGAACTGAAGGCATTGTGTGTTGATCAGCTGGATGTATTTCTTCAGAAAG AAACTCAGATATTTGTGGAAAAACTGTTTGATGCTGTGAATACAAAAAGCTACCTACCTCCACCAGAGCAGCCATCATCAGGAAGCCTGAAAGTAGAATTTTTTCAGCAccaagaaaaagagacaaaaaaagaagag ATTGTTAAAGAGGAAGAGCGAGAGAAGAAGTTCTCTAGAAGATTAAATCACAGCCCTCCTCAGTCAAGTTCTCGCTACAGAGACACCAG AAGCCGcgatgaaaggaaaaaagatgaacGTTCTCGGAAGAGGGATTATGACCGAAATCCTCCCAGAAGAGATTCCTATAGGGATCGATACAACAGACGGAGAGGGAGGAGTCGGAGCTACAGCAGGAGTCGAAGTAGGAGTTGGAGCAAGGAGAGGTTGCGGGACCGTGATCGAGACCGGAGCAGAAGCCGGAGCAGAACGCGAAGCAGAGGTACCAACAGTTGCTCTCTAAAATACG agagggatttgggaaagcCAAAATATGACATGGATAGAACAGATCCTTTAGAGAACAATTATACTCCAGTTTCTTCTGTGACGAATATTTCATCTGGCCACTATCCTGTCCCTACACTGAGCAGTACTATTACTGTTATTGCTCCTGCTCATCATGGAAATAACACTACTGAAAGTTGGTCAGAGTTCCATGAAGAGCAGCTGGACCACAACTCCTATGGAAGACCTCCGCTGCCAAAGAAACGCTGTAGAGATTATGATG AGAAGGGTTTCTGTATGAGAGGAGACATGTGCCCTTTTGATCATGGAAGCGATCCAGTAGTGGTAGAAGATGTGAATCTTCCTGGCattctgccttttccagcaCAACCCCCTGTTGTCGAAGGACCACCTCCTCCTGGACTTCCTCCCCCTCCACCAATTCTGAGTCCTCCTCCTGTTAACCTTAGACCTCCAGTACCACCACCAGGCCCCTTACCACCTAGCCTTCCACCTGTAACAG GACCACCCCCTCCCCTTCCACCATTACAGCCTGCTGGCATGGATGCCCCCCCAAACTCTGCAACCAGCTCAGTTCCTACTGTTGTTACCACGGGTATTCATCACCAGCCGCCTCCTGCTCCACCCTCTCTTTTTACAGCAG AAACGTATGACACAGATGGCTATAATCCAGAAGCTCCAAGTATAACAAATACTTCAAGACCCATGTATAGACATAGAGTACATGCCCAAAGACCAAATTTGATAGGACTCACATCAGGTGATATGGATCTACCACCCAGAG AAAAACCTCCTAATAAAAGTAGTATGAGAATAGTGGTAGATGCTGAATCCAGGAAAAGAACAATTGGTGCAGGGGATGGTGGAGTTCCTACAAAGAAGACATGGTTTGACAA GCAAAATTTTAACAGAACAAATAGTCCAGGTTTCCAGAAGAAAGTGCagtttggaaatgaaaatacaaaacttgAATTGAGAAAAGTTCCCCCAGAGCTTAACAACATCAGCAAACTCAATGAGCACTTCAGTAAGTTTGGAAACTTAGTCAACTTGCAG GTTGCGTATCAAGGTGATCCAGAAGGTGCCCTTATTCAGTTTGCCACACATGAGGAAGCAAAGAAAGCTATATCAAGTACAGAAGCAGTATTAAATAATCGTTTTATTAAAGTTTATTGGCATCGAGAAGGCAGTGCACCGCAAATCCAGACTACCACACAGAAG GTGATCCAGCCTTTAGTGCAGCAGCCCACTTTGCCTGTAGTGAAGCAATCGGTGAAGGAGCGGCTCGGCCCAGTACCTGCGAGTAATATTGAACCTGCAGAAGCACAGGGTGCCAACACAGAAGTTGCTCAG aaTGTGACTAAATTATCTGTGAAGGATAGACTGGGTTTTGTGTCAAAGCCAGTTACTCCAACAACTGAAAAG GTTTTATCTACTTCTACTGGCTTGACAAAAACTGTGTACAACCCTGCTGCTTtgaaggcagcacagaaatctTTGCCTGTTGTTTCCACTTCCGTGCTAGACTCTAAtgaagcacagaagaaaaaacag GAAGCATTGCGACTTCAACAAGAtgtgaggaaaaagaagcaagaaatcTTGGAGAAGCACATTGAAACACAAAAG ATGTTGATTTCAAAGCTGGAGAAGAATAAAGCCATGAAGTCagaagacaaagcagaaatcaTGAAAACACTGGAAATTTTGACTAATAGCATTACTAAGTTAAAGGATGAATTAAAAGGTGTATCACCAGGAGGAGGAACTCctttaaaaagcatgaaaactAAAACTCAG ATGCAGAAGGAGTTACTAGATACTGAACTGGATTTATACAAGAAGATGCAAGCTGGGGAAGAAGTTACTGAATTAAGACGAAAATAtacagaactgcagctggaa GCTGCCAAGCGAGGGATTCTCTCTTCGGTTCGCGGCAGAGGGGTTCACGCGAGAGGCCGGGGTGCAGCAcgcagcagaggcagaggaatTCGGGGCcgggggagaggcagaggagttCCTGTGCACGCCGTGGTGGATCATCGGCCCAGGGCACTGGAAATCTCCGCCTTTACCGAAAGTGACAGAGAAGATCTTCTGCCTCATTTTGCG CAATATGGTGAAATTGAAGATTGCCAGATAGATGACTCTTCTCTCCATGCGGTGATTACTTTTAAAACAAGAGCAGAAGCTGAAGCT
- the RBM26 gene encoding RNA-binding protein 26 isoform X2, whose translation MIIENFEALKSWLSKTLEPICDADPSALAKYVLALVKKDKSEKELKALCVDQLDVFLQKETQIFVEKLFDAVNTKSYLPPPEQPSSGSLKVEFFQHQEKETKKEEIVKEEEREKKFSRRLNHSPPQSSSRYRDTRSRDERKKDERSRKRDYDRNPPRRDSYRDRYNRRRGRSRSYSRSRSRSWSKERLRDRDRDRSRSRSRTRSRERDLGKPKYDMDRTDPLENNYTPVSSVTNISSGHYPVPTLSSTITVIAPAHHGNNTTESWSEFHEEQLDHNSYGRPPLPKKRCRDYDEKGFCMRGDMCPFDHGSDPVVVEDVNLPGILPFPAQPPVVEGPPPPGLPPPPPILSPPPVNLRPPVPPPGPLPPSLPPVTGPPPPLPPLQPAGMDAPPNSATSSVPTVVTTGIHHQPPPAPPSLFTAETYDTDGYNPEAPSITNTSRPMYRHRVHAQRPNLIGLTSGDMDLPPREKPPNKSSMRIVVDAESRKRTIGAGDGGVPTKKTWFDKQNFNRTNSPGFQKKVQFGNENTKLELRKVPPELNNISKLNEHFSKFGNLVNLQVAYQGDPEGALIQFATHEEAKKAISSTEAVLNNRFIKVYWHREGSAPQIQTTTQKVIQPLVQQPTLPVVKQSVKERLGPVPASNIEPAEAQGANTEVAQNVTKLSVKDRLGFVSKPVTPTTEKVLSTSTGLTKTVYNPAALKAAQKSLPVVSTSVLDSNEAQKKKQEALRLQQDVRKKKQEILEKHIETQKMLISKLEKNKAMKSEDKAEIMKTLEILTNSITKLKDELKGVSPGGGTPLKSMKTKTQMQKELLDTELDLYKKMQAGEEVTELRRKYTELQLEAAKRGILSSVRGRGVHARGRGAARSRGRGIRGRGRGRGVPVHAVVDHRPRALEISAFTESDREDLLPHFAQYGEIEDCQIDDSSLHAVITFKTRAEAEAAAIHGARFKGQELKLAWNKPAASMSAVETEEAEPDEEEFQEESLVDDSLLQDDDEEEEENESRSWRR comes from the exons ATGTGATGCAGATCCATCTGCCCTAGCTAAATATGTTCTGGCTTTGGTAAAGAAGGATAAAAGTGAAAAGGAACTGAAGGCATTGTGTGTTGATCAGCTGGATGTATTTCTTCAGAAAG AAACTCAGATATTTGTGGAAAAACTGTTTGATGCTGTGAATACAAAAAGCTACCTACCTCCACCAGAGCAGCCATCATCAGGAAGCCTGAAAGTAGAATTTTTTCAGCAccaagaaaaagagacaaaaaaagaagag ATTGTTAAAGAGGAAGAGCGAGAGAAGAAGTTCTCTAGAAGATTAAATCACAGCCCTCCTCAGTCAAGTTCTCGCTACAGAGACACCAG AAGCCGcgatgaaaggaaaaaagatgaacGTTCTCGGAAGAGGGATTATGACCGAAATCCTCCCAGAAGAGATTCCTATAGGGATCGATACAACAGACGGAGAGGGAGGAGTCGGAGCTACAGCAGGAGTCGAAGTAGGAGTTGGAGCAAGGAGAGGTTGCGGGACCGTGATCGAGACCGGAGCAGAAGCCGGAGCAGAACGCGAAGCAGAG agagggatttgggaaagcCAAAATATGACATGGATAGAACAGATCCTTTAGAGAACAATTATACTCCAGTTTCTTCTGTGACGAATATTTCATCTGGCCACTATCCTGTCCCTACACTGAGCAGTACTATTACTGTTATTGCTCCTGCTCATCATGGAAATAACACTACTGAAAGTTGGTCAGAGTTCCATGAAGAGCAGCTGGACCACAACTCCTATGGAAGACCTCCGCTGCCAAAGAAACGCTGTAGAGATTATGATG AGAAGGGTTTCTGTATGAGAGGAGACATGTGCCCTTTTGATCATGGAAGCGATCCAGTAGTGGTAGAAGATGTGAATCTTCCTGGCattctgccttttccagcaCAACCCCCTGTTGTCGAAGGACCACCTCCTCCTGGACTTCCTCCCCCTCCACCAATTCTGAGTCCTCCTCCTGTTAACCTTAGACCTCCAGTACCACCACCAGGCCCCTTACCACCTAGCCTTCCACCTGTAACAG GACCACCCCCTCCCCTTCCACCATTACAGCCTGCTGGCATGGATGCCCCCCCAAACTCTGCAACCAGCTCAGTTCCTACTGTTGTTACCACGGGTATTCATCACCAGCCGCCTCCTGCTCCACCCTCTCTTTTTACAGCAG AAACGTATGACACAGATGGCTATAATCCAGAAGCTCCAAGTATAACAAATACTTCAAGACCCATGTATAGACATAGAGTACATGCCCAAAGACCAAATTTGATAGGACTCACATCAGGTGATATGGATCTACCACCCAGAG AAAAACCTCCTAATAAAAGTAGTATGAGAATAGTGGTAGATGCTGAATCCAGGAAAAGAACAATTGGTGCAGGGGATGGTGGAGTTCCTACAAAGAAGACATGGTTTGACAA GCAAAATTTTAACAGAACAAATAGTCCAGGTTTCCAGAAGAAAGTGCagtttggaaatgaaaatacaaaacttgAATTGAGAAAAGTTCCCCCAGAGCTTAACAACATCAGCAAACTCAATGAGCACTTCAGTAAGTTTGGAAACTTAGTCAACTTGCAG GTTGCGTATCAAGGTGATCCAGAAGGTGCCCTTATTCAGTTTGCCACACATGAGGAAGCAAAGAAAGCTATATCAAGTACAGAAGCAGTATTAAATAATCGTTTTATTAAAGTTTATTGGCATCGAGAAGGCAGTGCACCGCAAATCCAGACTACCACACAGAAG GTGATCCAGCCTTTAGTGCAGCAGCCCACTTTGCCTGTAGTGAAGCAATCGGTGAAGGAGCGGCTCGGCCCAGTACCTGCGAGTAATATTGAACCTGCAGAAGCACAGGGTGCCAACACAGAAGTTGCTCAG aaTGTGACTAAATTATCTGTGAAGGATAGACTGGGTTTTGTGTCAAAGCCAGTTACTCCAACAACTGAAAAG GTTTTATCTACTTCTACTGGCTTGACAAAAACTGTGTACAACCCTGCTGCTTtgaaggcagcacagaaatctTTGCCTGTTGTTTCCACTTCCGTGCTAGACTCTAAtgaagcacagaagaaaaaacag GAAGCATTGCGACTTCAACAAGAtgtgaggaaaaagaagcaagaaatcTTGGAGAAGCACATTGAAACACAAAAG ATGTTGATTTCAAAGCTGGAGAAGAATAAAGCCATGAAGTCagaagacaaagcagaaatcaTGAAAACACTGGAAATTTTGACTAATAGCATTACTAAGTTAAAGGATGAATTAAAAGGTGTATCACCAGGAGGAGGAACTCctttaaaaagcatgaaaactAAAACTCAG ATGCAGAAGGAGTTACTAGATACTGAACTGGATTTATACAAGAAGATGCAAGCTGGGGAAGAAGTTACTGAATTAAGACGAAAATAtacagaactgcagctggaa GCTGCCAAGCGAGGGATTCTCTCTTCGGTTCGCGGCAGAGGGGTTCACGCGAGAGGCCGGGGTGCAGCAcgcagcagaggcagaggaatTCGGGGCcgggggagaggcagaggagttCCTGTGCACGCCGTGGTGGATCATCGGCCCAGGGCACTGGAAATCTCCGCCTTTACCGAAAGTGACAGAGAAGATCTTCTGCCTCATTTTGCG CAATATGGTGAAATTGAAGATTGCCAGATAGATGACTCTTCTCTCCATGCGGTGATTACTTTTAAAACAAGAGCAGAAGCTGAAGCT